In Bacteroides coprosuis DSM 18011, the following are encoded in one genomic region:
- a CDS encoding Biosynthetic arginine decarboxylase (COGs: COG1166 Arginine decarboxylase (spermidine biosynthesis)~HAMAP: Arginine decarboxylase~InterPro IPR002985:IPR022644:IPR022643~KEGG: bfs:BF0196 arginine decarboxylase~PFAM: Orn/DAP/Arg decarboxylase 2, N-terminal; Orn/DAP/Arg decarboxylase 2, C-terminal~PRIAM: Arginine decarboxylase~SPTR: Putative arginine decarboxylase;~TIGRFAM: Arginine decarboxylase~IMG reference gene:2504105965~PFAM: Pyridoxal-dependent decarboxylase, C-terminal sheet domain; Pyridoxal-dependent decarboxylase, pyridoxal binding domain~TIGRFAM: arginine decarboxylase, biosynthetic) — translation MRKWRIEDSEEMYNINGWGNPYFRINEKGNVEVTPRENAASVDLRELIDEMQLKDIATPLLVRFPDILDHRIENTAQCFKQASEEYNYKAQNFIIYPIKVNQMQPVVSEIISHGKKFNLGLEAGSKPELHAVIAINTDSESLIICNGYKDESYIELALLAQKMGKRIFLVVEKMNELKLIARLGKKLNVRPNIGIRIKLASSGSGKWEDSGGDASKFGLTSSELLEALDYLESKDMKDCLKLIHFHIGSQVTKIRRIKTALREASQFYVQLHKLGFAVEFVDVGGGLGVDYDGTRSASTGSSVNYTLQEYVNDSISSMVDASDKNGLPHPNIITESGRALTAHHSVLIFEVLETTSLPEWDDEMVVSENDHELVRELYSIWDSLNQNSMLESWHDAQQIREEGLDLFSHGIVDLKTRAQIERLYWSITREINQIASGLKHTPEEFVGLSKLLADKYFCNFSLFQSLPDSWAIDQIFPIIPIQRLDEKPGRLATLQDVTCDSDGKIANFISPRSVSHHLPVHAVKPNESYYIGVFLVGAYQEILGDLHNLFGDTNVVHVSVNSKTHVIDQIIDGETVAEVLEYVEYNPKKLVRALEGWVSKSVKAGKITLEEGKEFLANYRSGLYGYTYLEQ, via the coding sequence ATGAGAAAATGGAGAATTGAAGATTCTGAGGAGATGTATAATATCAATGGTTGGGGAAACCCATATTTCCGTATTAATGAAAAAGGAAATGTTGAAGTAACCCCTCGTGAGAACGCTGCATCTGTAGACTTAAGAGAGCTTATAGATGAGATGCAACTAAAGGATATTGCCACACCTCTTTTGGTACGATTTCCTGATATATTGGATCATCGTATTGAAAACACCGCTCAATGTTTTAAACAGGCATCTGAAGAGTACAATTATAAAGCTCAAAACTTTATTATTTACCCTATTAAGGTAAATCAAATGCAGCCTGTGGTAAGTGAAATTATAAGTCATGGTAAAAAGTTTAACCTTGGCTTAGAAGCAGGGTCTAAACCAGAATTACATGCTGTTATAGCTATCAATACAGACTCAGAATCTTTAATTATTTGTAATGGATATAAAGATGAAAGTTATATTGAACTAGCTCTTCTTGCTCAAAAAATGGGTAAGAGAATCTTTCTTGTTGTTGAAAAGATGAATGAATTAAAGCTGATTGCTCGTTTGGGTAAAAAGCTGAACGTACGTCCTAATATAGGTATTCGTATTAAATTAGCTTCATCAGGTAGTGGAAAATGGGAAGATTCAGGTGGTGATGCAAGTAAATTTGGATTGACATCAAGTGAGTTACTAGAAGCTTTGGATTACTTAGAAAGCAAAGATATGAAAGATTGCTTAAAACTGATCCACTTCCATATTGGTAGTCAAGTAACTAAAATTAGGAGAATTAAAACTGCTCTACGTGAGGCTTCTCAATTTTATGTCCAATTACACAAATTGGGCTTCGCTGTTGAGTTTGTAGATGTAGGTGGTGGTCTAGGTGTCGACTACGATGGTACTCGTTCGGCAAGCACAGGAAGCAGCGTTAACTATACTTTGCAAGAGTATGTAAACGACTCTATCTCTTCTATGGTAGATGCGAGTGATAAAAATGGCTTGCCTCATCCTAATATTATAACAGAGAGTGGGAGAGCCTTGACAGCACATCACTCTGTATTAATCTTTGAGGTTCTGGAAACAACATCTCTTCCTGAATGGGATGATGAAATGGTAGTTTCTGAAAATGATCATGAGCTGGTTCGTGAATTATATAGTATTTGGGATTCTTTAAATCAAAACTCGATGTTAGAGTCTTGGCACGATGCTCAACAGATTAGAGAAGAAGGGTTGGATTTATTTAGCCATGGTATCGTAGATTTAAAAACAAGAGCCCAAATAGAACGTTTATATTGGTCTATTACAAGAGAAATCAACCAGATTGCATCAGGATTAAAGCATACTCCTGAAGAGTTTGTTGGGTTGTCAAAATTGTTAGCAGATAAATATTTTTGTAACTTCTCTTTATTCCAGTCTTTACCAGACTCTTGGGCTATTGATCAGATCTTCCCAATTATACCAATTCAGAGATTGGATGAAAAGCCTGGTAGATTAGCTACATTGCAAGATGTTACCTGCGATTCGGATGGAAAGATTGCCAACTTTATTTCTCCTCGTAGTGTGTCGCACCATTTGCCAGTACATGCAGTGAAGCCAAATGAATCATACTATATTGGAGTATTTTTAGTAGGTGCCTATCAGGAAATTTTAGGAGACCTGCACAATCTATTTGGTGATACAAATGTAGTGCACGTATCAGTAAACTCAAAAACACATGTTATTGACCAGATTATCGATGGTGAAACTGTTGCTGAGGTACTAGAATATGTAGAATATAATCCAAAGAAACTTGTACGTGCTTTAGAAGGTTGGGTATCTAAGTCTGTTAAAGCTGGTAAGATCACACTAGAAGAAGGTAAGGAGTTTTTAGCAAACTATCGATCAGGATTGTATGGATACACATATCTTGAACAATAA
- a CDS encoding Shikimate kinase (COGs: COG0703 Shikimate kinase~HAMAP: Shikimate kinase~InterPro IPR000623~KEGG: bvu:BVU_1336 shikimate kinase~PFAM: Shikimate kinase~PRIAM: Shikimate kinase~SPTR: Shikimate kinase;~IMG reference gene:2504105966~PFAM: Shikimate kinase) — MQRIFLIGYMGAGKTTLGSPLAKELGMSFIDLDIFIEKRYHKTINELFHEYGEQEFRLIEQKTLKEVAEFEDIVISTGGGTPCHFDNMDVMNKAGTTIYLEVSTSVLFERLKLGRRKRPILKDKTDNELLSFIEESLSKRVNIYRKCHHQFLVDDLNSVESVTRTAKLIARTINERVKRY, encoded by the coding sequence ATGCAACGAATATTTTTAATAGGATATATGGGGGCTGGTAAGACTACTTTAGGTTCTCCTTTGGCCAAAGAGCTTGGTATGTCTTTTATCGATCTTGATATTTTTATAGAGAAACGGTATCATAAGACGATTAATGAACTATTTCATGAATATGGAGAGCAAGAGTTTCGTTTAATTGAGCAGAAAACATTAAAAGAGGTTGCAGAATTTGAGGATATAGTGATTTCTACTGGTGGAGGAACTCCTTGTCATTTTGACAATATGGATGTGATGAATAAGGCTGGAACTACTATTTATTTGGAGGTAAGTACATCCGTGTTATTTGAACGTTTAAAGTTGGGTAGGAGAAAACGTCCCATATTAAAAGATAAAACAGATAATGAATTACTTAGCTTCATAGAAGAATCTTTGTCAAAAAGAGTCAATATTTATCGTAAATGTCATCATCAATTTTTAGTAGATGATTTGAATAGTGTAGAGTCTGTAACACGGACAGCTAAACTTATAGCTAGGACTATAAATGAGAGAGTTAAAAGGTATTAG
- a CDS encoding putative ribonuclease H1 (COGs: COG3341 double-stranded RNA/RNA-DNA hybrid binding protein~KEGG: bvu:BVU_1080 putative ribonuclease H1~SPTR: Putative uncharacterized protein;~IMG reference gene:2504105967~PFAM: RNase H; Caulimovirus viroplasmin) — protein sequence MKIIGYMAKKQKYYVVWKGVNPGIYTSWTDCQLQINGYEGALYKSFPTLEKAEYAYASSPYDFFQKKTSTNSDPKDLQKQQIPAEVFENSLCVDAACSGNPGPMEYRGVYTATGQQLFHYGPIQGTNNIGEFLALVHGLAYLKQQGWDMPIYSDSRNAISWIKQKKCKTKLERNTKTATVYDLIARAEKWLKSNSYSTPIYKWETEKWGEIPADFGRK from the coding sequence ATGAAAATTATTGGTTATATGGCAAAAAAGCAGAAATATTATGTTGTTTGGAAGGGTGTTAACCCAGGTATCTATACAAGCTGGACAGACTGTCAACTTCAGATAAATGGTTATGAAGGCGCTCTTTATAAGTCTTTTCCTACACTTGAAAAAGCAGAATATGCCTATGCTTCTTCACCTTATGATTTTTTTCAGAAGAAAACTAGCACTAATTCTGACCCCAAAGACTTACAAAAGCAACAAATTCCTGCCGAGGTTTTTGAAAACAGTCTGTGTGTAGATGCTGCTTGTAGTGGAAATCCTGGTCCAATGGAATATAGAGGTGTATACACAGCTACTGGTCAGCAATTGTTTCATTATGGTCCTATTCAAGGCACAAATAACATAGGAGAATTCTTAGCTTTAGTGCATGGCCTTGCATATTTAAAGCAACAAGGATGGGATATGCCAATTTATAGCGATAGTCGAAATGCGATCAGCTGGATTAAACAAAAAAAATGCAAGACCAAATTAGAAAGAAACACAAAAACAGCCACTGTTTATGACCTAATTGCTAGGGCAGAAAAGTGGCTGAAATCTAATTCTTACTCAACTCCTATTTACAAATGGGAAACTGAGAAATGGGGTGAAATACCTGCAGACTTTGGTCGCAAATAA
- a CDS encoding Xenobiotic-transporting ATPase (COGs: COG1132 ABC-type multidrug transport system ATPase and permease components~InterPro IPR003593:IPR001140:IPR003439~KEGG: bfs:BF0188 putative transport ATP-binding protein~PFAM: ABC transporter-like; ABC transporter, transmembrane domain~PRIAM: Xenobiotic-transporting ATPase~SMART: ATPase, AAA+ type, core~SPTR: Putative uncharacterized protein;~IMG reference gene:2504105968~PFAM: ABC transporter transmembrane region; ABC transporter) — protein sequence MKDFLKILRRFIPPYKAYVIWATVLNLLSAVLNIFSFTLIAPILSILFETDKAVYHFIPWETEGLNTKEILYNNAYYYVTDLINTYGGSTTLMILGVFLVVGTLLKTACYFGSSAVMIPLRTGIVRDIRTQLYNKVLDLPIAFFSEERKGDIITRMSGDVSEVENSVTSSLDMLLKNPILIVVYFSTLLIISWELTLFTLIVLPFMGWFMGIIGRRLKRQSLEAQEKWSNSMSQMEETLGGLRIIKAFVAEKKMSARFLQSSNEYRSAINRVATRQTLAHPMSEFLGTILIVIVLWFGGTLILSNNSAIDAPAFMVYMAMLYSLINPLKEFSKAGYNIPKGLASMERIDKILQAESTIVDKENAKSLNTLQDSIEFKNVSFSYDSVRDVLKNINLSVKKGQTIALVGQSGSGKSTLVDLLPRYHDVTSGEISIDGIDVRDIKISDLRSIIGNVNQEAILFNDTFLNNIAFGVESATLEEVMEAAKIANAHEFIMETEDGYNTNIGDRGSKLSGGQRQRISIARAILKNPPILILDEATSALDTESERLVQEALEHLMKSRTTIAIAHRLSTIKNADEICVLYEGEIVERGKHEELLARNGYYRRLNDMQSL from the coding sequence ATGAAAGATTTCCTAAAGATTTTAAGGAGGTTTATCCCTCCATATAAAGCGTATGTAATATGGGCTACTGTTTTAAATCTTCTATCAGCTGTATTGAATATCTTTTCATTTACACTGATTGCCCCCATTTTATCTATTCTATTTGAAACAGATAAAGCCGTATATCATTTTATACCCTGGGAAACTGAAGGTTTAAATACCAAGGAAATCCTCTATAATAATGCTTATTATTATGTGACTGATTTAATAAATACTTACGGAGGATCGACTACGTTGATGATTCTCGGAGTGTTTCTTGTTGTTGGAACTTTATTAAAGACCGCTTGTTATTTTGGTTCATCTGCAGTGATGATTCCTTTAAGAACCGGTATTGTAAGAGATATCCGCACACAGTTATATAATAAAGTGCTTGATTTGCCGATTGCTTTTTTCTCAGAAGAAAGGAAAGGAGATATTATTACGCGTATGAGTGGTGATGTCTCCGAAGTTGAAAATTCGGTGACCAGCTCTTTGGATATGCTTTTAAAGAATCCTATTTTAATTGTTGTTTATTTCTCTACACTGCTAATTATTAGTTGGGAGTTAACCTTATTTACCCTTATTGTACTGCCTTTTATGGGATGGTTTATGGGCATTATAGGTAGAAGATTAAAAAGACAATCTTTAGAGGCACAAGAGAAATGGAGTAATTCTATGTCTCAAATGGAAGAAACTTTAGGTGGGCTTAGAATTATAAAAGCCTTTGTTGCTGAGAAGAAAATGTCTGCTCGATTTTTGCAATCAAGTAATGAGTATCGTTCTGCCATTAATAGAGTGGCAACACGTCAAACTCTAGCCCATCCTATGAGTGAGTTTTTAGGAACAATCCTGATTGTGATAGTATTATGGTTTGGTGGAACTTTAATATTAAGCAATAATTCGGCTATTGATGCTCCTGCGTTTATGGTTTATATGGCTATGCTATATAGCTTAATAAACCCATTAAAAGAGTTCTCAAAAGCAGGTTATAACATTCCAAAAGGCTTGGCTTCAATGGAACGTATTGATAAAATACTGCAAGCAGAAAGTACTATTGTAGACAAGGAAAATGCTAAATCACTCAATACCCTTCAAGATTCTATAGAGTTTAAGAATGTCAGTTTTAGCTATGACTCTGTTAGAGACGTATTGAAGAACATCAACTTAAGCGTTAAAAAAGGTCAGACAATTGCTCTTGTTGGTCAGTCTGGATCTGGTAAATCCACTTTGGTAGATTTGCTTCCTCGCTATCATGATGTTACATCGGGAGAAATAAGTATTGATGGAATTGATGTTAGAGATATTAAAATATCCGACTTACGAAGTATTATAGGAAATGTCAATCAAGAGGCTATTCTTTTTAATGATACATTCTTAAATAATATAGCTTTTGGAGTAGAATCTGCTACTTTGGAAGAGGTTATGGAAGCAGCCAAAATAGCTAATGCCCATGAGTTTATTATGGAAACAGAAGATGGGTATAATACGAATATAGGTGATCGTGGAAGTAAACTTTCTGGAGGTCAACGTCAGCGTATCAGTATTGCTCGTGCTATCCTTAAAAATCCTCCTATATTAATACTCGATGAAGCTACGTCAGCATTGGATACAGAGTCTGAAAGACTTGTACAAGAGGCATTAGAGCACTTGATGAAATCACGTACCACGATAGCGATTGCACATCGTCTATCCACTATAAAGAACGCAGATGAAATCTGTGTCCTTTATGAAGGAGAAATAGTAGAGCGAGGAAAACATGAAGAGCTACTAGCTCGAAATGGTTATTATAGAAGATTGAATGATATGCAGAGCTTGTAA
- a CDS encoding hypothetical protein (KEGG: bth:BT_3364 hypothetical protein~SPTR: Putative uncharacterized protein;~IMG reference gene:2504105969~PFAM: Lipopolysaccharide kinase (Kdo/WaaP) family): MYKRLINPKYTHLTSFLEKLPDVFETSGETIYTGRNLIKVFEVEGLTVNVKRYGVPLLINRFAYTFFRKPKGFRAYTYPYILAERGINTPEPIAYMEERSMGLIKYSYFVSIQSPYKSFLYEIGNMEVDEIKEFTKAFALFTSDMHKKDVYHKDYSPGNILCGKKDGEYDFCLVDINRMEFGPVNVEKGCANFARLWGQPSFFRYLAKVYADDRDADVNECIEWVMHYRKKFWKYYSGKYKVRYNLKFD; encoded by the coding sequence ATGTATAAAAGACTAATAAACCCCAAGTATACTCATTTAACCTCTTTTTTAGAAAAGTTACCAGATGTTTTTGAGACATCTGGCGAAACTATATATACTGGTCGTAACTTAATAAAAGTTTTTGAGGTAGAAGGGCTAACTGTAAATGTAAAACGCTATGGCGTACCTTTATTAATTAACCGCTTCGCTTATACGTTTTTTAGAAAGCCAAAGGGTTTTCGAGCTTATACCTATCCTTATATTTTAGCTGAACGAGGTATCAATACTCCAGAGCCTATAGCCTATATGGAAGAACGCTCCATGGGATTAATTAAATATTCCTACTTTGTAAGTATCCAATCTCCTTATAAATCATTCCTTTATGAAATAGGGAATATGGAGGTTGATGAAATAAAGGAGTTTACGAAAGCTTTTGCTCTATTTACTTCGGATATGCATAAAAAAGATGTATACCATAAAGACTACTCACCTGGGAATATATTGTGCGGAAAGAAGGATGGTGAATATGATTTTTGTTTAGTAGATATTAATCGAATGGAGTTTGGCCCAGTAAATGTCGAAAAAGGTTGTGCTAACTTTGCTCGATTATGGGGTCAACCTTCTTTTTTTAGATATTTAGCAAAAGTATATGCTGATGATAGAGATGCTGATGTAAATGAATGCATTGAATGGGTAATGCATTATCGAAAGAAGTTTTGGAAGTATTATTCAGGGAAATATAAGGTTCGATATAATTTAAAATTTGATTAA
- a CDS encoding glycosyl transferase family 9 (COGs: COG0859 ADP-heptose:LPS heptosyltransferase~InterPro IPR002201~KEGG: bth:BT_3362 heptosyltransferase~PFAM: Glycosyl transferase, family 9~SPTR: Putative ADP-heptose--LPS heptosyltransferase;~IMG reference gene:2504105970~PFAM: Glycosyltransferase family 9 (heptosyltransferase)) gives MARILIIRFSAIGDVAMTAPIVHSLALQYPELEITVLSRNFLQPIFKEMPSNVKFLGADLKGEHKGIAGLNKLFKELKKYKFDYVADFHNVLRSKYLGLRFKLEGVPVATVFKGRAGKRKLVRRNNKVFVRQKSLFQRYTDVLEYLGFPISANFDSIFGEGKGDFSKIKEVVGDKNQKWLGIAPFAQHKGKIYPIEKMEKVLAHFANEKRVKIFLFGGGAKEKAVFDEWVKKYPSVMSMIGKFDMEHELILMSYLDLMLSMDSSNMHLASLVNVPVLSIWGATHPYAGFLGWKQLPTNTIQIEDLPCRPCSVYGQKECYRKDYACLNRIEPQVIIDRIERDFSL, from the coding sequence ATGGCACGTATATTAATTATACGATTTTCGGCGATTGGAGACGTCGCAATGACTGCGCCTATCGTACATTCTCTAGCTCTGCAATATCCAGAGCTAGAGATTACTGTACTTAGTCGTAATTTCCTTCAACCGATTTTCAAAGAAATGCCTTCTAATGTAAAATTTTTAGGGGCAGATTTAAAAGGTGAACATAAGGGAATAGCTGGCTTGAATAAACTATTCAAAGAGTTGAAAAAGTACAAGTTCGACTATGTTGCAGATTTTCACAATGTCTTGAGATCAAAATATTTGGGATTGAGATTCAAGCTAGAGGGAGTGCCTGTAGCTACTGTCTTTAAAGGGCGTGCAGGTAAACGTAAATTAGTAAGAAGAAATAACAAAGTCTTTGTTCGACAAAAAAGTCTTTTTCAGAGATATACTGATGTCTTAGAATATTTAGGTTTCCCAATTTCAGCCAATTTTGATTCTATCTTTGGAGAGGGTAAAGGCGATTTTTCTAAAATAAAAGAAGTAGTAGGAGATAAAAATCAGAAATGGTTAGGTATAGCTCCTTTTGCTCAGCATAAAGGTAAAATCTATCCAATAGAAAAGATGGAAAAGGTTCTCGCTCATTTTGCAAATGAGAAAAGAGTCAAAATTTTCTTATTTGGAGGTGGAGCCAAAGAGAAAGCAGTCTTTGATGAATGGGTAAAAAAATACCCGAGTGTTATGTCTATGATTGGGAAGTTTGATATGGAACACGAGCTTATCCTGATGAGTTACTTAGATTTAATGCTCTCTATGGATTCATCAAATATGCATTTGGCATCACTTGTCAATGTTCCTGTATTATCTATCTGGGGAGCAACTCATCCGTATGCAGGATTTTTAGGTTGGAAGCAATTACCTACCAATACAATTCAAATAGAAGATCTCCCTTGCAGACCTTGTTCTGTTTACGGACAAAAGGAATGTTATAGAAAAGATTATGCTTGTCTAAATAGAATAGAACCACAAGTTATTATTGATAGAATAGAACGTGATTTTAGTCTGTAA
- a CDS encoding hypothetical protein (KEGG: pdi:BDI_2820 hypothetical protein~SPTR: Putative uncharacterized protein;~IMG reference gene:2504105971), which translates to MNFSNLCNKIFLQATKDYHVTDSVDATIKNPYELKTIEYYLYLKNWIDAVQWHFEDIIRDPNIDPIAALKLKRRIDKSNQDRTDLVELIDSYFLDKYKSVKIKEDATINTESPAWAIDRLSILTLKIYHMDEETKRTDTSKEHVAQCKSKLNVLLEQQKDLSTAIDQLIEDIEAGRKYMKVYKQMKMYNDPNLNPVLYAKK; encoded by the coding sequence ATGAATTTTAGCAATCTTTGTAATAAGATCTTTCTGCAAGCGACGAAAGATTATCATGTGACTGATAGTGTGGATGCCACAATTAAAAATCCATACGAGTTAAAAACGATTGAGTATTATTTATACTTAAAAAACTGGATTGATGCCGTACAATGGCACTTTGAGGATATTATCCGTGATCCAAATATTGATCCAATTGCAGCTCTTAAATTAAAGAGACGTATTGATAAATCAAATCAAGATCGTACAGACTTGGTAGAGTTAATTGATAGTTATTTCCTTGATAAATACAAAAGCGTAAAAATCAAAGAAGATGCAACTATTAATACAGAAAGTCCTGCTTGGGCTATAGATAGATTATCAATTTTAACATTGAAAATCTATCACATGGATGAAGAAACAAAACGTACGGATACTTCAAAAGAACATGTAGCACAATGTAAGTCTAAGTTGAATGTTTTGCTTGAACAGCAAAAAGATCTATCAACTGCTATAGACCAATTAATTGAAGATATCGAAGCTGGTAGAAAATATATGAAAGTGTACAAACAAATGAAAATGTACAACGATCCTAATTTGAATCCAGTTCTTTATGCAAAGAAATAA
- a CDS encoding ribosomal protein S15 (COGs: COG0184 Ribosomal protein S15P/S13E~InterPro IPR000589:IPR005290~KEGG: bvu:BVU_0896 30S ribosomal protein S15~PFAM: Ribosomal protein S15~SPTR: 30S ribosomal protein S15;~TIGRFAM: Ribosomal protein S15, bacterial-type~IMG reference gene:2504105972~PFAM: Ribosomal protein S15~TIGRFAM: ribosomal protein S15, bacterial/organelle) has translation MYLDVAKKQEIFEKYGKSNTDTGSAEAQIALFSYRISHLTEHMKLNRKDYSTERALTRLVGKRRGLLDYLKDVDIERYRSIVKALGLRR, from the coding sequence ATGTATTTAGACGTAGCTAAAAAACAAGAAATCTTTGAAAAGTACGGAAAGTCTAACACTGATACTGGCTCAGCTGAGGCTCAGATAGCATTGTTTTCATACCGTATTTCTCACCTAACTGAGCACATGAAGCTCAATAGAAAAGATTATAGCACAGAGAGAGCTCTTACAAGACTAGTAGGTAAACGTCGTGGTTTACTAGACTATTTAAAAGATGTAGATATTGAAAGATATCGTAGCATCGTTAAGGCTCTAGGACTTAGAAGATAA